A DNA window from Pseudodesulfovibrio thermohalotolerans contains the following coding sequences:
- a CDS encoding DUF4139 domain-containing protein, protein MNRPSFSLALLLAFAFFFTAFNSGAAQAAGSVVAIYNTGQAQVTESRVVTLPEGAAAVVFTDIPETVDPSSIRATAPDMKVEDIQYSYRPITVDNLLDAYIGKELSVILPDPADANARILRKAKLLSNAGRPIFAMGNEVYVGSYEAVLLPEMPAGLDAAPGLTLTTRSTVAGRKNVALSYLMGGMNWRADYNLTVTQSGAAADLDAWATVSNNSNHAFPGADLRLVAGEVGRVSARKMMVRSNVMMSEAVSLDAAPAPASAAEESFSAYHVYDPGRYVSIPASGSKQVGLFSASNIPVKTELSSRFHSGPNRLAGKLNQPVESTLIFANTEQGKLGRPMPAGVVRVFMPASDGAKLLAGEARLGHSAVGEEIRLVIGRSFDVNVERVQTSFQRIGKNAAEVGWQITVRNGSAESRDIRLQDSLSGQWTILNADTPYTAKDAGTIEFDLKDVTPSADGEGKTVNYTVRFEY, encoded by the coding sequence ATGAATCGGCCTAGTTTTTCCCTTGCCCTGCTGCTCGCCTTCGCGTTCTTTTTTACCGCATTTAATTCAGGCGCCGCACAGGCCGCCGGTTCAGTCGTGGCCATATACAACACCGGACAGGCCCAGGTGACCGAGTCCCGGGTGGTTACCCTGCCCGAAGGCGCCGCCGCCGTCGTCTTCACCGATATCCCGGAGACCGTGGACCCGTCGTCCATTCGGGCCACCGCCCCGGACATGAAGGTTGAGGACATTCAGTACTCCTATCGCCCTATCACCGTCGACAACCTGCTCGATGCCTATATCGGCAAGGAGCTGTCCGTGATCCTGCCCGATCCGGCGGACGCCAACGCGCGCATCCTGCGCAAGGCCAAGCTCCTTTCCAACGCGGGACGGCCTATCTTCGCCATGGGCAACGAAGTCTACGTGGGCTCCTACGAAGCCGTGCTCCTGCCCGAGATGCCCGCCGGGCTCGACGCTGCTCCCGGCCTGACCCTGACCACGCGCAGCACTGTGGCCGGGCGCAAGAATGTGGCCCTCAGCTATCTCATGGGCGGGATGAACTGGCGGGCCGATTACAATCTGACCGTGACCCAGTCGGGCGCGGCCGCGGACCTGGACGCATGGGCCACGGTTTCAAACAATTCGAATCATGCCTTTCCCGGCGCGGACCTGCGCCTCGTGGCCGGTGAAGTGGGGCGCGTCTCCGCCCGCAAGATGATGGTCCGGTCCAATGTTATGATGTCCGAGGCCGTCAGCCTGGACGCGGCTCCTGCCCCGGCTTCTGCCGCCGAGGAGAGCTTCTCGGCATATCACGTCTATGATCCGGGCCGGTATGTTTCCATTCCGGCCTCCGGTTCCAAGCAGGTCGGGCTGTTCTCGGCCTCGAACATTCCGGTGAAGACAGAGCTGTCGAGCCGTTTTCATAGCGGTCCGAATAGGCTCGCGGGCAAGCTGAACCAGCCCGTTGAGTCGACGCTGATTTTTGCCAACACCGAACAAGGCAAGCTGGGCAGGCCCATGCCGGCGGGCGTGGTGCGCGTGTTCATGCCCGCGTCCGACGGGGCCAAGCTCCTGGCGGGAGAGGCTCGGCTCGGGCACTCGGCCGTCGGCGAGGAAATCCGGCTGGTTATCGGCCGGTCCTTCGACGTCAACGTGGAGCGTGTGCAGACGAGTTTTCAGCGCATCGGCAAGAACGCCGCCGAGGTCGGCTGGCAAATCACGGTGCGCAACGGTTCGGCCGAATCCCGGGACATCAGGCTTCAGGATTCCCTTTCCGGGCAGTGGACCATCCTGAACGCGGACACGCCGTACACGGCCAAGGATGCTGGGACTATCGAATTCGACTTGAAGGACGTCACCCCCTCGGCAGACGGAGAGGGGAAGACGGTCAACTACACCGTGCGTTTCGAATATTAG
- a CDS encoding diguanylate cyclase: MKIIIIEESKTAALELTEMLQSAGHTDVSDVESLDRALRAMQRFASGETPVDLVLIDLDNHDTDGIAAILTVKSHREFEDIPIIAIAENDDSGELDRAFAAGASDYIVKPVGRTELRARVRSALQLRREMVKRMLRERELERLARKLERMSNQDGLTGLANRRCFDDTLIREWVRNGREDNPVGLLMIDIDHFKSYNDALGHVNGDVCLRHVANSIRSATNRPGDLVARYGGEEFAIILPNTDFNGALVVAGNIHANLSKNSISHPASQISRSVTVSIGAAAVVPTCGSTPEHLIQAADTALYQAKQSGRNRTESVSLPEPDMVRQ; the protein is encoded by the coding sequence ATGAAGATTATCATTATCGAAGAATCAAAAACCGCCGCCCTGGAGCTTACTGAAATGCTTCAGAGCGCGGGCCACACGGACGTATCGGACGTCGAATCGCTGGACCGCGCGCTACGCGCCATGCAACGATTCGCTTCCGGGGAAACGCCCGTGGACCTTGTGCTCATCGACCTGGACAACCACGACACAGATGGCATCGCCGCCATCCTGACCGTCAAATCCCACCGCGAATTCGAAGACATCCCGATCATCGCCATCGCCGAGAACGACGACTCGGGCGAACTCGACCGGGCCTTTGCGGCCGGGGCCTCGGACTACATCGTCAAGCCGGTCGGCCGCACCGAGCTGCGCGCAAGGGTTCGCTCGGCCCTGCAACTCCGACGCGAAATGGTCAAACGAATGCTCCGCGAACGCGAGCTTGAACGACTGGCCCGCAAACTGGAACGCATGTCCAACCAGGACGGACTCACCGGCCTGGCCAACCGCCGCTGCTTCGACGACACGCTCATCCGAGAATGGGTGCGCAACGGCCGCGAGGACAACCCGGTGGGGCTGCTGATGATCGACATCGACCACTTCAAATCATACAATGACGCGCTTGGGCATGTGAACGGCGACGTCTGCCTGCGACACGTTGCCAACTCCATCCGCTCCGCCACCAACCGCCCCGGCGACCTTGTGGCACGCTACGGCGGCGAGGAGTTCGCCATCATCCTGCCAAACACCGACTTCAACGGTGCGTTGGTCGTGGCCGGGAACATCCACGCCAACCTGTCAAAAAACAGCATCAGCCATCCCGCTTCGCAAATTTCCCGGAGCGTGACCGTGTCCATCGGCGCGGCCGCTGTCGTGCCCACCTGCGGTTCCACGCCCGAGCACCTCATCCAGGCCGCCGACACAGCCCTTTACCAGGCAAAGCAGTCAGGAAGGAACCGCACGGAATCCGTCTCCCTCCCCGAGCCGGACATGGTCCGGCAATAA
- a CDS encoding LexA family transcriptional regulator, with product MSNGFEAFFTRLCSETEIRNQSQLARELDVGRAAVSLAKRKDSVPARWILDLSARFGLNPLWLEQGKGFSRPEAALAAAAEDGAFYEEVPKVRARLCAGGGSFETEGQVEGYYSFRSDWLKRRGNPANMVLMEVIGNSMEPEIKEGDMVLIDQSRTDVLSGGIYAVGVEDTVMVKRVERLPGTLVLRSDNVDYSPVHLSGDELDNVRVIGQVLWASREYR from the coding sequence ATGAGCAACGGATTTGAAGCGTTTTTCACGAGACTCTGTTCCGAGACGGAGATAAGGAACCAGTCCCAACTGGCCCGCGAGCTGGATGTGGGACGGGCGGCGGTGTCCCTGGCCAAGCGCAAGGATTCGGTCCCCGCCCGCTGGATATTGGATCTGTCCGCGCGTTTTGGGCTCAATCCGCTGTGGCTGGAGCAGGGCAAGGGGTTTTCCCGGCCCGAGGCGGCCCTGGCCGCGGCCGCCGAGGATGGTGCCTTCTACGAGGAGGTTCCCAAGGTGCGCGCCCGGCTCTGCGCCGGCGGCGGCTCCTTTGAGACCGAGGGGCAGGTGGAGGGGTACTATTCCTTCCGGTCTGACTGGCTTAAACGCCGAGGCAACCCTGCGAACATGGTCTTGATGGAAGTCATCGGCAACTCCATGGAGCCCGAGATCAAGGAAGGCGACATGGTCCTCATCGACCAGTCGCGCACCGACGTCCTGTCCGGCGGCATCTATGCCGTGGGCGTGGAGGATACGGTCATGGTCAAGCGCGTGGAGCGTTTGCCCGGGACTCTGGTGCTGCGCAGCGACAACGTGGACTATTCTCCCGTCCATCTGTCCGGCGACGAGCTCGACAATGTGCGCGTCATCGGCCAGGTCTTGTGGGCGTCCCGGGAATACCGCTAG
- the rnr gene encoding ribonuclease R translates to MAKKKRSQPRPSTPPLSGAALLKLFKEVKRPMSRAEVIRRLSLKKKDKALVKDLLKELVQKGKLVRIRRGYGLAESMHCITGRLEIQRQGFGFVVPEDSRRKDIFVNQRDLNDAWHGDRVVVSVVGEAKAGRSAEGRVVRILERGRKVLPVKVIKKMTGGEWLCRPSDPRLNFGIIAMPKDASIKVKPGEIVLCAPGERIDPTMWEGEITKRLGEETDIAVQEALVKSNHNIRTRFPSGAAGQAEKLPVEPSRKDFEGRRDLMDKPFVTIDGATAKDFDDAVLVERLKKGYRLWVAIADVSHYVPEGSPLDREALERGNSYYFPRSVEPMFPERLSNGLCSLNPGVPRLTVVVRMDTDETGRTREADVFPAVIRSHARLTYSQVRDAVIEKIAEARNGMEPEVLEMLELAEELARKINRLRSRRGSLDFDLPEPEIFFDVHGETSDIRPKQRNFAHQLIEEFMIAANEAVARFLIERDLPCLFRIHPPADEEKLKNLFRLLSRTDKSVVMPKEITPKSLQMLVAAMTGTDKEYIVNRMLLRSMKQAKYSPDNEGHFGLASEEYAHFTSPIRRYADLVVHRLVKAAFKEGDGAPVPVPGRKKLLNVANHLSSRERVAMDAEREILKRVTVLFMRDKVGETFNGVISHITDFGFYVELKEVMAEGLIRLSSMDDDYYTYWPQREMLVGERTGQSFYLGQTVEVVLEEASVERLELNFSLRSVVAAAMDYKDLI, encoded by the coding sequence ATGGCTAAAAAGAAACGAAGCCAACCCAGGCCTTCGACGCCGCCCTTGTCCGGGGCGGCCCTGCTCAAATTATTCAAGGAAGTGAAGCGGCCCATGTCCAGGGCCGAGGTAATCCGGCGGCTCAGCCTCAAGAAGAAGGACAAGGCGCTGGTTAAGGATTTGCTCAAGGAGCTGGTCCAGAAGGGCAAGCTCGTGCGCATCCGCAGGGGCTACGGCCTGGCGGAGTCCATGCACTGCATCACCGGGCGGCTGGAAATCCAGCGTCAGGGCTTCGGCTTCGTCGTGCCCGAGGATTCGCGGCGCAAGGATATCTTCGTCAACCAGCGGGACCTGAACGACGCCTGGCACGGCGATCGCGTGGTGGTCTCAGTGGTGGGCGAAGCCAAGGCCGGGCGCAGCGCGGAAGGGCGCGTCGTGCGCATCCTGGAGCGCGGCCGCAAGGTCCTGCCCGTCAAGGTCATCAAAAAGATGACCGGCGGCGAGTGGCTCTGTCGTCCTTCCGACCCCAGGCTCAATTTTGGTATCATCGCCATGCCCAAGGACGCATCCATCAAGGTGAAGCCCGGTGAGATCGTTTTGTGCGCGCCCGGCGAGCGCATCGACCCGACCATGTGGGAAGGGGAGATAACCAAGCGGCTTGGCGAGGAGACCGATATCGCCGTGCAGGAGGCCCTGGTCAAATCCAACCACAACATCCGCACCCGGTTCCCGTCCGGGGCCGCGGGCCAGGCCGAGAAGCTGCCGGTCGAGCCGTCCCGCAAGGACTTCGAGGGCCGCCGCGACCTGATGGACAAGCCCTTCGTGACCATTGACGGGGCCACGGCCAAGGATTTCGACGACGCGGTCCTGGTGGAGCGGCTGAAGAAGGGCTACCGGCTCTGGGTGGCCATCGCCGACGTGTCCCACTACGTGCCCGAGGGTTCCCCGCTGGACCGCGAGGCTCTTGAGCGCGGGAACTCCTATTATTTCCCCCGGTCCGTCGAACCCATGTTCCCGGAGCGTCTGTCCAACGGGCTGTGCTCCCTCAACCCCGGCGTACCGCGCCTGACCGTGGTTGTGCGCATGGACACCGACGAGACGGGCCGTACGCGGGAGGCCGACGTCTTTCCGGCGGTTATCCGCAGTCACGCCCGGCTGACCTATTCCCAGGTCCGCGACGCGGTTATCGAGAAGATCGCCGAGGCCCGGAACGGGATGGAGCCGGAAGTGCTCGAAATGCTGGAACTGGCCGAGGAGCTGGCCCGCAAGATCAACCGTCTGCGTTCCAGACGCGGCTCCCTGGATTTCGACCTGCCCGAGCCGGAGATATTCTTCGACGTGCACGGCGAGACCTCGGACATCCGGCCCAAGCAGCGCAATTTCGCCCACCAGCTCATCGAGGAGTTCATGATCGCGGCCAACGAGGCCGTGGCCCGGTTCCTCATCGAGCGCGATCTGCCCTGCCTGTTCCGTATCCACCCCCCGGCGGACGAGGAAAAGCTCAAGAATCTCTTCCGGCTGCTGTCGCGTACGGACAAGTCCGTGGTCATGCCCAAGGAGATCACGCCCAAGTCGCTTCAGATGCTGGTTGCCGCCATGACGGGCACGGACAAGGAGTACATCGTCAACCGTATGCTCCTGCGTTCCATGAAGCAGGCCAAATACTCGCCCGACAACGAGGGGCATTTCGGCCTGGCGAGCGAGGAATACGCCCACTTCACTTCGCCCATCAGGCGGTACGCGGATCTGGTCGTGCACCGTCTGGTCAAGGCGGCCTTCAAGGAGGGGGATGGCGCGCCCGTGCCCGTTCCCGGCCGCAAAAAGCTGCTCAACGTGGCTAACCATCTGTCCAGTCGCGAGCGGGTGGCCATGGACGCCGAGCGCGAGATTCTCAAGCGCGTCACCGTGTTGTTCATGCGCGACAAGGTGGGCGAGACCTTCAACGGGGTCATTTCGCACATCACCGACTTCGGCTTCTACGTGGAACTCAAGGAGGTCATGGCCGAAGGGCTTATCCGGCTGTCCTCCATGGACGACGACTACTATACCTATTGGCCGCAGCGTGAGATGCTCGTGGGCGAGCGGACGGGCCAATCCTTCTACCTGGGTCAGACCGTCGAGGTTGTCCTGGAAGAGGCCAGCGTCGAACGGCTGGAGCTTAACTTCAGCCTTCGGTCCGTGGTGGCAGCCGCCATGGACTACAAGGACCTTATCTAA
- the lpxK gene encoding tetraacyldisaccharide 4'-kinase — MSETVTELQRTLSPVLRPVSWLYGGLMRARAGLYRRGLFRRWEASALTVSVGNIGWGGSGKTPVADWLLGWAESRSIPVVLLTRGYRAKPKNLPYEVKPGALAEEAGDEPLMLARAHQKALILVDPNRTRAGRLAMRKARPELVILDDGFQHMAVERHVNLVLLRPDDLGEGWNRVIPAGSWREPEAALERADAFMIKTDAAGFEALRPSIDNRLSRFGKPVFSFRLAPSGVRRVVGGDTARDFGGAPYLLATGVGDPAQVRATAEGYLGYAPVRHRVFRDHHDYSKLDALDLAEEAARLGCAAVLCTPKDAVKLGPMCTNIFWQFDLSLEFGPSTLGPDAPFSTWWERRYESFSLRRADRLEHEADFRMRRGAER, encoded by the coding sequence ATGTCCGAGACCGTGACCGAACTGCAACGCACGCTTTCCCCTGTGCTGCGTCCCGTGTCATGGTTGTACGGCGGACTCATGCGCGCCCGGGCGGGCCTGTACCGCCGGGGACTGTTCAGGCGTTGGGAAGCGTCCGCCCTCACTGTTTCCGTAGGCAACATCGGATGGGGCGGCTCGGGCAAGACGCCCGTGGCCGACTGGCTGCTCGGCTGGGCCGAATCCCGGTCCATTCCGGTGGTCCTGCTGACGCGCGGTTATCGGGCCAAGCCGAAGAATCTCCCCTACGAGGTGAAGCCGGGTGCGCTGGCCGAGGAGGCCGGAGACGAGCCGCTGATGCTCGCCCGCGCCCACCAGAAGGCGCTCATCCTGGTCGATCCCAACAGGACCAGGGCGGGCCGGTTGGCAATGCGCAAGGCCAGGCCCGAATTGGTCATTCTCGACGACGGCTTTCAGCACATGGCGGTCGAGCGGCACGTGAACCTGGTCCTGCTTCGCCCCGACGATCTCGGGGAGGGCTGGAACCGGGTCATCCCGGCGGGCAGTTGGCGCGAACCCGAGGCTGCGCTGGAGCGGGCCGACGCCTTCATGATAAAGACCGACGCCGCCGGATTCGAGGCGTTGCGGCCGAGCATCGACAACCGCCTTTCGCGCTTCGGCAAACCCGTGTTCAGCTTTCGGCTCGCACCGTCCGGAGTGCGGCGGGTCGTCGGCGGAGACACCGCCCGCGATTTCGGGGGCGCGCCGTACCTGCTGGCCACGGGCGTGGGTGATCCGGCCCAGGTTAGGGCCACGGCCGAAGGGTACCTGGGGTATGCGCCCGTGCGGCACCGGGTGTTCCGGGACCATCACGACTATTCCAAGCTGGACGCGCTGGACCTGGCCGAAGAGGCCGCCCGGCTCGGTTGCGCCGCAGTCCTGTGCACGCCCAAGGACGCGGTCAAGCTCGGTCCCATGTGCACAAACATTTTTTGGCAGTTCGACCTGAGTCTGGAGTTTGGCCCCTCCACGCTCGGCCCGGACGCGCCGTTCTCCACATGGTGGGAGCGGCGGTATGAATCTTTCAGTTTACGCCGCGCGGACCGTCTCGAACACGAGGCGGATTTTCGAATGCGGCGCGGGGCGGAGCGGTAA